A section of the Ochotona princeps isolate mOchPri1 chromosome 19, mOchPri1.hap1, whole genome shotgun sequence genome encodes:
- the SRP19 gene encoding signal recognition particle 19 kDa protein yields MACAAARSPADQDRFICIYPAYLNNKKTIAEGRRIPLSKAVENPTATEIQDVCSAVGLNVFLEKNKMYSREWNRDVQYRGRVRVQLKQEDGSLCLGQFPSRKSVMLYAAEMIPKLKTRTQKAGGGDPSVQQGDGGKKGRGKKKK; encoded by the exons ATGGCCTGCGCCGCCGCGCGGTCGCCGGCCGACCAGGACAG GTTCATCTGCATCTACCCGGCCTACCTGAACAACAAGAAGACCATCGCCGAGGGCCGGCGCATCCCCCTCAGTAAG GCTGTTGAGAACCCCACGGCCACCGAGATTCAGGATGTGTGCTCAGCAGTCGGACTGAACGTGTTTCTTGAG aaaaataaaatgtattctcgAGAGTGGAACCGTGATGTTCAGTACCGCGGCCGTGTCCGGGTGCAGCTCAAGCAGGAGGATGGCAGCCTCTGCCTGGGACAGTTCCCCTCAC GTAAGTCGGTAATGTTGTATGCAGCAGAGATGATACCCAAACTGAAAACAAGGACGCAGAAGGCGGGAGGTGGTGACCCCAGTGTCCAGCAAGGAGATGGAGGCAAaaaaggcagagggaagaagaagaagtgA